A window of the Plasmodium knowlesi strain H genome assembly, chromosome: 2 genome harbors these coding sequences:
- a CDS encoding TatD-like deoxyribonuclease, putative, which produces MKLIFYFLKCVVILIYLRTIFLEANAVTRFKNIRFFIPFANSRVLHREKKRTLKNNKNIQKMEVQGNLFIDIGANLTDKMFDGVYSKKKHANDLQHVLNRAKKNNVEKIIITCTCLEDIDKSLKICETYDPEGKFLFLTAGVHPTNCYEFIEKNFMEEKDKQAKREFEEFTNYFKNMKDVKYVVEESPKPDDAKAKGHNANSADAQIKKQENKHSNDTSQGDVLKIPGFVYDRKEQDYLEKLKKKITNHSNRIVSIGEIGLDFDRLFFCPKYIQIKYFIYQLKLVEMFKLPIFLHMRNCSDIFFEILDKYKPLIEGVGGVIHSFTDREEIIEKISTYKNLYIGVNGCSLKTAENLNAVKRIPLNLLLLETDAPWCSIKKTHASYHFIQEKYEKRNYTNLKKIRNVIQCDDETIFKERNEPYNIVDIAEITYKVRGSTIPFDSFCNKVRCNTLNLFKKLR; this is translated from the exons atgaaattaattttttactttcttaAATGTGTTgttattttaatatatttacgtACGATTTTTTTAGAAGCCAACGCTGTAACCAGATTTAAAAACATAAGattcttcattccttttgcAAATAGTAGAGTGTTGcacagggaaaaaaaacgtaccctaaaaaataataagaataTACAGAAAATGGAAGTTCAGGGGAACTTATTCATTGACATAGGGGCAAATTTGACTGATAAAATGTTTGATGGAGTTTATAGCAAGAAGAAGCATGCGAATGACCTGCAACA CGTTTTAAATAGAGCGAAGAAGAACAATGTCGAGAAGATTATAATAACGTGCACCTGCCTTGAGGACATCGATAAATCCCTGAAAATTTGCGAAACATACG ATCCGGAGGGaaagtttctttttctaacTGCTGGCGTACACCCCACCAACTGCTATGAGTTCATTGAAAAGAATTTCATGGAGGAGAAAGACAAGCAAGCAAAAAGGGAGTTTGAGGAATTTACTaactattttaaaaatatgaaagatGTGAAATACGTTGTAGAGGAAAGTCCCAAACCTGACGACGCCAAAGCGAAAGGACATAACGCAAATTCAGCTGATgctcaaataaaaaaacaggaaaataaACATTCAAATGATACATCACAAGGGGATGTGCTCAAAATTCCTGGCTTCGTGTATGATAGAAAGGAGCAAGATTATTtagagaaattaaaaaaaaaaataacaaatcaTAGCAACAGAATTGTATCCATTGGTGAAATAGGCCTAGATTTCGATAGGCTGTTTTTCTGCCCGAAATATATTCAAATCAAGTATTTTATATATCAGTTAAAATTAGTGGAAATGTTTAaattgcccatttttttgcacatgagGAACTGTtccgatatattttttgaaattctgGACAAATACAAGCCATTAATTGAAGGCGTTGGAGGAGTAATTCATAGCTTTACAGACAGGGAGGAgataattgaaaaaataagcacGTACAAAAATTTATACATAGGGGTAAATGGGTGTTCCTTAAAAACGGCTGAAAATCTAAATGCCGTGAAGAGAATACCCCTAAATCTTCTGCTGTTAGAAACAGATGCGCCATGGTGttccataaaaaaaacacatgccTCTTATCACTTCAttcaagaaaaatatgaaaaaaggaattacaccaacttgaaaaaaataagaaacgTAATCCAATGTGACGACGAAactatttttaaagaaaggaacgagcCCTATAATATcgt GGATATAGCCGAAATCACATACAAAGTAAGGGGGAGTACCATTCCGTTTGATTCATTTTGCAACAA agtCAGATGCAACACCCTAAATTTGTTCAAAAAGCTGCGGTAA